The genomic window GAACTCGGCCCTACGGGAGCGATCCGGGTCAACAACCGTTTGCAAACCAATTATCCATTTATCTACGCCGCGGGCGACTGCACCGAGACGACGCATATCGTAACCGGAAAACCAGTCTGGATTCCTCTCGGTTCTACGGCGAACCGGCAGGGGCGCGTTCTCGCCATCAACATCACGGGCGGAGACGCCGTCTTTCCCGGCGTGTTAGGAACGGGGATCTTCCGCCTATTCGATCTGAACGCCGCCAAGACGGGCCTTTCGGAACGGGAAGCGAAGAACGAAGGATTCGATTTTGAAACGGTTATTGTTCCCGTTTCCGACCGGCCGCATTATATGCCCGGCGGCAAAAACGTCACTGTAAAATTGATCGCCGAACGCGGCGGTGGGCGCGTACTGGGAGCGCAGTCGTGGGGGCAGGGCGATGTCTCGAAGGTTATCGATACCCTGGCCGCTGCCATTTCTTTCAAGGCTACTGTAGACGATTTAACCCAATTGGACCTGGCCTATGCGCCGCCCTTTGCGCCCCCCTTAGGCAACGCCGCCGTTGCGGCCAATGTGATGCAAAATAAACTGCAAGGAGCGACGGAAGGAATTTCCCCGCTGGAAGTGAAAGAGAAATTGGACCGGAATGAGGATTTTATCTTTCTGGATGTTCGCAATCCAAAAGAATTGAAGATGCTTTGCACGGAAAAAACGGTTAACATTCCGCTGCCTCGACTGGCCGCCTGCTATGGGGAATTGTCGCGGGATAAGGAGATCGTAACGTCCTGCGGCGTCGGATTGCGCGCCGCCAGCGCTTATCGGTTGTTGAAGAATAAAGGTTATAAAAACGTCAGGTATATGGATGGCGGAATTATGTCTTGGCCCCATCCCGTTCCAGGACCGGCGAAGCGTTGAGAATGAGAATAGTCAGAGGCAGAAACAATTTTATCTTTGCCACCCCCTTAAGCGAATAGCTATATTGCCATGAATACCCGCCGGCGCGGGATGATCCCAGCGCCGGTTTCATTCGTCCCTTATTCTTATATTTCACTTCATCGCTTCATAGCGATAGTTCCAACGCCGGTTGGGGGCGCTGTCTCCATTGACGCCCAGTTCCGCAACGCCGCTGAAACTTTGGATATTGTCCGCCCAATGAAAATCCAGCGCTGGCGTTCCTGTCGTCTGTCCGATCAGTGAGCGAGGAATCGATAGTTCCAAACCATTGCCGTTCACCCTGTAGGCGGCGGAGCCTATGGTTTCCCACGCATTATTGCGCCAGGCTTTTATGGCGGTTTCCGAATCGCTGGGAACTTCGAGATTCGCAACGAAATCGTAGCCCAACCAGCCGGTTTTCCCGTTGAGGTCGGCGTCTATCAGCAACAACATCCAATAGCGATCCGTTCGCGGCGTGATTTTTTTCAACGTCTGGGCGAAGAAATATAATCTTTTCTCGTCATGAGCCGCCTTGGCGATGACGAAGTCGTTGCGGCCAGTATCGTTGCGATATTCTATGCCGCCGTATCCTTTATGGTTGCGATGGGAAACGTCTCCGATCGCGTCCCGATATTCGGGCGTTACGTTTTTCCAATCGTCGAACGAGCCGTCGATGGAGATTTCGCTTGGTCCTTGCGCTTTAGGCTGTTCGCGGACGCCTTTGAAGCGCCGCACCCAGCTGGCTAATTGATAGTAGTAGTTATCGCTATGCCCGCCGAGCATTGGCTCGCAATCGCGGCTGTATTCCTGCGTGTATTCGTCTACGAACAATCCGCCAGGATAGTAGCAATCCGTATCTTTATATTTGCTCCATTCCATGAAGCGTCCGGCAGTCCATTCGTTCCAACCCGTCACGAAGACGAACTTGGGATTTACTTCCAAGGCGCGCTTCCATTGTTCTTCGAAGTTCAATCCCAGATCGACGGCGCCGTTGCGTTCGTCTTTTTTTCCGTTATGCCAGCTGCGTCCCATCGCGCCGGCTTTATGGCTCATGGGAGCGGGGCCGGGCGTATTGGGCAGGGCGTTTTGCGCCACGCCCACGCTCATCTGCTCTGTTTCGCCCTTGCTGTTCTTGAATATATGCTGCGGGAAGACTTCCAACCAACTCCATTGATCCGGCCCGGTAGGGC from Candidatus Omnitrophota bacterium includes these protein-coding regions:
- a CDS encoding FAD-dependent oxidoreductase; the protein is MNPSKNKRIVIIGGVAAGTKTAAKARRQDPQAEIVLFTDEEYISYAGCGEPYYVSGDIPKREMLLARTPEQFEELMGIRIFTLHRVSRIDPEKKNIEVKDLRNGAARLESFDALVIATGASPIVPPIPGVQLRGVFTLRTVPDAEDIRERIDSGAVKRAVVVGGGFIGLEMAESFVRRGVHVTVIERLPQLAPPYDAEVASMLLIEARSKGIRVLLNTTLEEILDDEKKNVRAVKAGGEEIPADLVLLSVGARPNTRLAQDAGIELGPTGAIRVNNRLQTNYPFIYAAGDCTETTHIVTGKPVWIPLGSTANRQGRVLAINITGGDAVFPGVLGTGIFRLFDLNAAKTGLSEREAKNEGFDFETVIVPVSDRPHYMPGGKNVTVKLIAERGGGRVLGAQSWGQGDVSKVIDTLAAAISFKATVDDLTQLDLAYAPPFAPPLGNAAVAANVMQNKLQGATEGISPLEVKEKLDRNEDFIFLDVRNPKELKMLCTEKTVNIPLPRLAACYGELSRDKEIVTSCGVGLRAASAYRLLKNKGYKNVRYMDGGIMSWPHPVPGPAKR